A region of Kribbella sp. NBC_01245 DNA encodes the following proteins:
- a CDS encoding polysaccharide lyase 8 family protein: MPSSLRRRTLLQLGLAAAAVAATDLRHTPGALAADEFDALRLRWLALSTGGAIDPADPMYAAGLARLGADAVTYRDTMLTSADRSALWPDLPLSSASGNFSISYTRLRTMALARATRGTAVTDDQGVGEQIVGALDFLYAKAYNETKPETGNWWFWEIGAPRALTETCVFAYDALDATRISTYLKAVDRFVPDPNRRTNSPNLRETGANRVDKAVIVALRGILGRTAAKVAAGRDALSDVAEAGRNSVFKYVESGDGFYRDGSFIQHGNLAYVGTYGNVALSGVANLFYLLGGSSWEITDPNRVVILDAVEASFAPFMSNGLMMDCVSGRAISRERAGDHRHGHGTTSSVLLLAGGVDEPFASRFRRLAKDWITSDRLDDYLAEASIPEIARAKAVLADPEVRPLPEALRHDQFYNQDRVVHRRPGWTFAIAMSSRRMARYEWGNGENLRGWHVGDGMTYLYNDDHGQFNDAFWPTVDAMRLPGTTVSTRQRVPHGSTGGTGTTSAYADWVGGASYRDVAGAVGMHLINHDKSVQARKSWFCLSDAVVALGAGISGTDGHPVATIVENRNLHTDGVDALVIDGVAQPPVQGWTAECSGATWAHLAGTGGYLFPLGGDLHGRREERTGSWREINTGNDTGGSTTPHTRRYLSLWLDHGINPTAAGYAYVLLPGATIERTAELASDSGFEILANSAIVQAIRAVRDRLTLANFWAAATAGGIVTTGPASVVVGLDHGTVHVAVADPGRTQQTVRVTIDEPARIAIASDPAVTVVATGRRLVLDVAVGGTRGATHTASFSRA; this comes from the coding sequence GTGCCGTCCAGCCTGCGTCGTCGTACCCTGCTGCAACTCGGACTGGCCGCGGCGGCCGTCGCCGCCACTGACTTGAGGCACACGCCGGGTGCGCTGGCGGCCGACGAGTTCGATGCGCTCCGGTTGCGGTGGCTGGCGCTCAGCACCGGCGGAGCGATCGACCCGGCGGACCCGATGTATGCGGCCGGTCTCGCGCGGCTTGGCGCTGACGCGGTCACCTACCGGGACACCATGCTCACGTCGGCGGACCGGTCTGCGCTTTGGCCGGATCTGCCGTTGAGTTCGGCCTCGGGGAACTTCTCGATCAGCTATACCCGGCTGCGGACGATGGCGCTGGCCCGGGCGACCCGGGGTACAGCGGTCACCGACGATCAGGGTGTGGGGGAGCAGATCGTCGGCGCGCTGGATTTCCTGTACGCCAAGGCCTACAACGAGACCAAGCCGGAGACCGGCAACTGGTGGTTCTGGGAGATCGGGGCACCGCGGGCTCTCACGGAGACCTGTGTCTTCGCGTACGACGCACTCGACGCGACCCGGATCTCGACGTACCTGAAGGCCGTCGACCGGTTCGTCCCGGACCCCAATCGACGTACCAACTCGCCGAACCTGCGGGAGACCGGGGCGAACCGGGTGGACAAGGCGGTCATCGTCGCGTTGCGCGGCATCCTCGGGCGTACGGCGGCCAAGGTGGCCGCGGGGCGGGACGCGTTGAGCGACGTCGCCGAGGCCGGCCGGAACAGCGTCTTCAAGTACGTCGAGTCGGGCGACGGCTTCTATCGCGACGGCTCGTTCATCCAGCACGGGAACCTCGCCTATGTCGGTACCTACGGCAACGTCGCGCTGAGTGGAGTGGCGAACCTCTTCTACCTGCTTGGTGGTTCGTCCTGGGAGATCACCGATCCGAATCGGGTGGTGATCCTGGACGCGGTCGAGGCGAGCTTCGCGCCGTTCATGTCGAACGGGCTGATGATGGACTGCGTCTCCGGCCGTGCGATCTCTCGCGAGCGCGCCGGCGACCACCGGCATGGCCACGGCACGACCTCGAGCGTGCTGCTGCTCGCCGGCGGTGTCGACGAGCCTTTCGCGTCGCGGTTCCGCCGCCTCGCCAAGGACTGGATCACCAGCGACCGGCTGGACGACTATCTCGCGGAGGCGTCCATTCCGGAGATCGCCCGGGCCAAGGCGGTGCTGGCGGATCCCGAGGTCCGGCCGTTGCCCGAAGCGCTCCGGCACGACCAGTTCTACAACCAGGACCGGGTGGTGCATCGTCGCCCTGGCTGGACGTTCGCGATCGCGATGTCGTCGCGGCGGATGGCGCGGTACGAGTGGGGCAACGGCGAGAATCTGCGCGGCTGGCATGTCGGAGACGGCATGACCTATCTGTACAACGACGATCATGGCCAGTTCAATGACGCCTTCTGGCCCACGGTTGATGCGATGAGGCTGCCTGGTACGACGGTCAGCACTCGGCAGCGCGTACCGCACGGCAGTACGGGCGGCACGGGGACGACGTCTGCCTATGCGGATTGGGTGGGCGGAGCGTCGTACCGCGATGTCGCCGGCGCGGTCGGCATGCATCTGATCAACCACGACAAGAGCGTGCAGGCCAGGAAGTCCTGGTTCTGCCTGTCCGACGCGGTCGTCGCCCTGGGTGCCGGCATCAGCGGCACTGACGGTCACCCGGTCGCCACGATCGTCGAGAACCGCAATCTGCACACCGACGGCGTGGACGCACTCGTAATCGACGGCGTGGCTCAGCCCCCGGTCCAGGGTTGGACGGCGGAGTGCAGCGGGGCGACTTGGGCGCACCTGGCAGGCACCGGGGGATACCTCTTTCCCCTTGGTGGCGACCTGCACGGGCGGCGGGAGGAACGGACCGGTTCCTGGCGCGAGATCAACACCGGCAACGACACCGGCGGTTCTACGACGCCGCACACCCGGCGTTACCTGTCGCTGTGGCTGGACCACGGCATCAACCCGACGGCGGCCGGTTACGCCTACGTTCTGTTGCCTGGAGCAACGATCGAGCGGACCGCGGAACTCGCGTCGGACTCCGGCTTCGAGATTCTGGCGAACTCGGCCATCGTCCAGGCGATCAGGGCAGTTCGGGACCGGCTGACGCTCGCGAACTTCTGGGCTGCGGCCACGGCCGGTGGAATCGTGACGACCGGCCCGGCCTCGGTGGTCGTGGGTCTGGATCACGGCACCGTGCATGTCGCGGTGGCGGATCCGGGGCGCACGCAGCAGACGGTCCGAGTGACGATCGACGAACCAGCGCGCATCGCCATCGCTTCCGACCCGGCCGTGACCGTGGTCGCCACCGGCAGGCGCCTCGTGCTCGACGTGGCGGTGGGCGGGACCCGCGGCGCCACGCACACCGCGAGCTTCAGTCGTGCCTGA
- a CDS encoding response regulator transcription factor codes for MIRVALVDDHPVVRAGMRALVDGQDDLTVVGEASDAHSAEQLVAAVRPDVVLMDLNLGRGPGGVEVTVRLRALPEPPRVLVLTTYDTEADILSAIDAGASGYLLKDAPPEDLFRAIRGTARGEVVLAPAVAARLVKRAGSPGPVLTEREVEILGLLATGQSNRELAKRLFVSEATVKSHLSHIYTKLEVDTRAAAVARAIEQHIIRPPASNAGP; via the coding sequence GTGATCCGGGTGGCGCTGGTCGACGACCATCCAGTGGTCCGTGCCGGGATGCGCGCACTGGTCGACGGGCAGGACGACCTGACCGTGGTCGGCGAGGCGTCCGACGCGCACAGCGCCGAGCAACTCGTCGCGGCGGTGCGGCCGGACGTCGTACTGATGGATCTCAACCTCGGCCGCGGTCCCGGTGGCGTCGAGGTCACCGTACGACTGCGCGCGCTGCCGGAACCGCCTCGGGTGCTCGTGCTCACGACGTACGACACCGAAGCGGACATCCTGAGCGCGATCGACGCCGGCGCCTCGGGCTACCTGCTGAAGGACGCGCCGCCCGAGGACCTGTTCCGCGCGATCCGCGGCACCGCCCGCGGCGAAGTGGTCCTGGCCCCGGCGGTCGCGGCCCGCCTGGTGAAGCGGGCCGGCTCCCCGGGACCGGTCCTGACCGAACGCGAAGTGGAGATCCTCGGCCTACTCGCCACCGGCCAGTCGAACCGCGAACTGGCCAAACGCCTGTTCGTCAGCGAGGCGACGGTCAAGTCGCACCTGTCCCACATCTACACCAAACTCGAGGTCGACACCCGCGCCGCCGCCGTCGCCCGCGCCATCGAACAACACATCATCCGCCCACCCGCCAGCAACGCCGGCCCCTGA
- a CDS encoding sensor histidine kinase yields the protein MTTSSSRPTTPAWAAGILGRADGLVTALHATFVVLVAASAVRYLSGHGFGDRAPWVLTGAAILLATYAAHRVLPGWLWLALLVAGWFGLVLLAPSFAWCAVPLSFVALRVLPFRPACAVVAAMVVTTVVTWTRMSDRLDPTILLGPVCVAVLAVGAYRVLERDALARQSLLDELRAAQGDLADAQHRAGVLAERARLSREIHDSVAQGLSSINLLLQAADSEWENRPAAAREHATQAAATARDGLDEVRRVVRDLAPAELATEPGDPALADALRQTCERLAAHSEVEVRVQVHGTPVRLGPEIETALLRTARGALANVLEHAAASTAVVTLTYQPDAVALDVRDDGRGLPEDPRPTAPDRGRGLAGIRDRLQELGGTLVLESEPGEGTALAASVPLERP from the coding sequence ATGACCACCTCGAGTTCGCGTCCGACCACCCCCGCTTGGGCCGCCGGGATCCTCGGCCGTGCCGACGGGCTGGTGACCGCGCTGCACGCGACGTTCGTCGTTCTCGTGGCGGCGTCCGCGGTGCGGTACCTGTCCGGGCACGGGTTCGGCGACCGGGCCCCCTGGGTGCTCACCGGGGCGGCGATCCTGCTGGCGACGTACGCCGCGCACCGGGTGCTCCCCGGCTGGCTCTGGCTCGCCCTGCTCGTCGCCGGCTGGTTCGGCCTGGTGCTGCTGGCCCCCTCGTTCGCGTGGTGCGCCGTACCACTGTCCTTCGTCGCGCTCCGCGTGCTGCCGTTCCGGCCGGCGTGTGCGGTGGTCGCCGCCATGGTGGTGACGACCGTGGTCACGTGGACGCGGATGTCGGACCGCCTGGACCCGACGATCCTGCTCGGCCCGGTCTGCGTCGCGGTGCTCGCGGTCGGCGCGTACCGGGTGCTGGAACGGGACGCGCTCGCCCGGCAGTCGCTGCTGGACGAGCTGCGCGCGGCGCAGGGTGACCTGGCCGACGCGCAGCACCGGGCCGGCGTACTGGCGGAGCGGGCACGGCTGTCGCGGGAGATCCACGACAGCGTCGCCCAGGGCCTGTCCAGCATCAACCTGCTGCTGCAGGCTGCCGACAGCGAGTGGGAGAACCGGCCGGCGGCGGCCCGCGAGCACGCGACCCAGGCAGCGGCGACCGCCCGCGACGGCCTGGACGAGGTACGTCGGGTGGTCCGCGACCTGGCTCCCGCCGAGCTCGCGACGGAACCGGGTGATCCCGCGTTGGCCGACGCACTCCGGCAGACCTGCGAACGGCTCGCCGCGCACAGCGAAGTGGAGGTCCGCGTGCAGGTCCACGGAACACCGGTACGCCTCGGCCCGGAGATCGAGACAGCACTGCTGCGTACCGCGCGCGGTGCCCTGGCGAACGTGCTCGAGCACGCCGCCGCGAGCACAGCCGTGGTCACGCTCACCTATCAGCCGGACGCTGTCGCGCTCGACGTACGCGACGACGGCCGCGGCCTGCCCGAGGACCCACGACCGACCGCCCCGGACCGCGGCCGGGGACTGGCCGGTATCCGCGATCGCCTCCAGGAGCTCGGCGGCACGCTGGTTCTCGAGAGCGAGCCGGGCGAAGGTACGGCGCTGGCTGCCTCGGTCCCCTTGGAACGCCCGTGA
- a CDS encoding SMP-30/gluconolactonase/LRE family protein, with protein MSVRSVSATLALSAVLLGAGMPAASARPAAYELPGDPVVNGAGGSKYEGIGYDARTERFYVSETTGGEIHRGSLRFTAATEWLAGDGTDGRWTARGVTVDGQGRVYVAGGPNGIDHPGAPDMWVYDGSGRLLAALRTGVPNAFLNDVVIGPDGAAYFTNSNAPQVFRVAERDGCWTVRTWADATGTIQTQTGFNLGGIVVSADRRAVVVAQGNVGKLWRFDLRSGAVSPVGTGGADLVNADGLVRSGELLWVVRNFSRVLTTLRLSDDGSTATLVAATPTDPSRVFTTAKLAQGRLLLVDSKFDEPVGLPPYQVVALTPPRQ; from the coding sequence ATGTCTGTTCGTTCCGTGTCCGCGACCCTGGCGTTGTCCGCCGTACTGCTCGGCGCCGGGATGCCGGCGGCGTCCGCCCGGCCCGCCGCCTACGAACTGCCCGGCGACCCGGTGGTGAACGGTGCCGGCGGGTCGAAGTACGAGGGGATCGGGTACGACGCGCGGACGGAGCGGTTCTACGTGTCGGAAACCACCGGCGGCGAGATCCACCGCGGGTCGCTACGCTTCACCGCCGCCACCGAATGGCTGGCCGGTGACGGTACCGACGGCCGGTGGACCGCGCGCGGCGTCACCGTCGACGGACAGGGGCGGGTGTACGTCGCGGGCGGGCCGAACGGCATCGACCACCCGGGCGCGCCCGACATGTGGGTGTACGACGGGTCCGGCCGGCTGCTGGCCGCGCTGCGCACCGGCGTACCGAACGCATTCCTGAACGACGTCGTCATCGGCCCGGACGGCGCGGCGTACTTCACCAACTCGAACGCGCCGCAGGTGTTCCGCGTCGCCGAGCGGGACGGCTGCTGGACCGTTCGCACCTGGGCCGACGCGACCGGGACGATCCAGACGCAGACCGGGTTCAACCTCGGCGGCATCGTGGTCTCCGCGGACCGCCGCGCGGTGGTCGTTGCCCAGGGCAACGTCGGCAAGCTGTGGCGGTTCGACCTGCGCAGCGGCGCGGTCTCGCCGGTCGGGACCGGTGGCGCCGACTTGGTGAACGCCGACGGCCTGGTGCGAAGTGGTGAGTTGCTGTGGGTGGTGCGGAACTTCTCTCGGGTCCTGACCACGCTGCGGCTGTCCGACGATGGCAGCACGGCCACGCTGGTCGCGGCGACGCCCACCGACCCGAGCCGCGTGTTCACCACCGCGAAGCTGGCGCAGGGGCGCTTGCTGCTCGTCGACAGCAAGTTCGACGAGCCGGTGGGGCTCCCGCCGTACCAGGTGGTCGCACTCACCCCGCCGCGCCAATGA
- the glnII gene encoding glutamine synthetase has protein sequence MTYKAEYIWIDGTEPSARLRSKTKILADGAELPEWGFDGSSTNQAPGDNSDCVLKPVFSCPDPIRGGDHKLVLCEVYLVDGTPHPTNNRAKLLPIAEQYAEQDSWFGIEQEYTFFQEGRPLGFPAVGFPAPQGPYYCGVGADEVFGREIVEKHLDACIEAGLTISGINAEVMPGQWEFQIGPVGPVDVADHLWVARWLLYRIAEEYDVAATLDAKPAKGDWNGAGAHTNFSTRAMREGYDAIVTACESLGAPGKVEEHIAGYGHGIEERLTGAHETAPHDVYSYGVSDRGASVRIPWQVEVDKKGYIEDRRPNANIDPYNVTRLLVNTCCAALEKAGQV, from the coding sequence TTGACCTACAAGGCCGAGTACATCTGGATCGACGGTACCGAGCCGAGCGCGCGACTTCGCTCGAAGACGAAGATCCTCGCCGACGGCGCCGAGCTGCCGGAGTGGGGCTTCGACGGTTCGAGCACCAACCAGGCACCCGGTGACAACTCGGACTGCGTACTCAAGCCGGTCTTCTCGTGTCCCGACCCGATCCGCGGCGGCGACCACAAGCTGGTGCTGTGCGAGGTCTACCTCGTCGACGGCACCCCGCACCCGACCAACAACCGGGCCAAGCTGCTCCCGATCGCCGAACAGTACGCCGAGCAGGATTCCTGGTTCGGCATCGAGCAGGAGTACACCTTCTTCCAGGAGGGACGCCCGCTCGGCTTCCCGGCCGTCGGCTTCCCCGCCCCGCAGGGCCCGTACTACTGCGGCGTCGGCGCCGACGAGGTCTTCGGCCGCGAGATCGTCGAGAAGCATCTGGACGCCTGTATCGAGGCGGGTCTGACGATCTCCGGCATCAACGCCGAGGTCATGCCCGGCCAGTGGGAGTTCCAGATCGGCCCGGTGGGTCCGGTCGACGTCGCCGACCACCTGTGGGTGGCCCGGTGGCTGCTCTACCGCATCGCCGAGGAGTACGACGTCGCCGCGACCCTGGACGCCAAGCCGGCCAAGGGTGACTGGAACGGCGCCGGTGCGCACACCAACTTCTCCACCCGGGCCATGCGCGAGGGCTACGACGCGATCGTCACCGCTTGCGAGTCCCTCGGCGCCCCAGGCAAGGTCGAGGAGCACATCGCGGGCTACGGCCACGGCATCGAAGAGCGCCTGACCGGCGCCCACGAGACCGCCCCGCACGACGTCTACAGCTACGGCGTCTCCGACCGCGGCGCTTCGGTCCGCATCCCGTGGCAGGTAGAGGTGGACAAGAAGGGCTACATCGAGGACCGCCGCCCCAACGCCAACATCGACCCCTACAACGTCACCCGCCTGCTGGTGAACACCTGCTGCGCCGCGCTGGAAAAGGCCGGCCAGGTCTGA
- a CDS encoding glycoside hydrolase family 36 protein has product MDLLHWSTPDLTLTFALDDGPVRLIAVREASQKAAPADSSTADPSQPLVEVSAVGHGLSPSTNRHVDTSLGQQLRYVRHKETETTLRITQEDPATGLCVTSGFEARAGVRAWSEASMIGTGSLELTFLSSLVVGLASIDADLLSAANSWMAESRWSTRPLRSAALADIVRDSHRHVARSRHAVTSSNSWSSGEWLPVGVLVDRSAPYALGWQIEHNGPWHYELGETRHGGYLLLSGPTDQEHQWSVEVTADKPFTTVPVSLVAGADRDSVFAALTRQRRAIRHRRPIDDRMPVVFNDYMNTLLGDPTTEKLLPLIDAAAEAGADYFCIDAGWYAEGDWWNTVGAWQPSTTRFPNGLAEVIDRIHLRGMVPGLWLEPEVIGTRSPMANDLPDEAFLSRRGRRVAESGRYLLDLRSAAARAHLDDTVDRLIREFGVGFFKFDNNTMTGPGTDKAGTSLGHGLLEHQRALLGWLDDLQTRHPDLLIENCASGAMRTDYAMLSRLHLQSTSDQEHPLLYATITAAAPAAVLPEQAGHWAYPISGTTREEFIFALVNGIPGRLYLSGHLNRMTPAELDLIRSALSAHRAILDDLESLVPAWPMGLPAWTDEWIALALNGPDASYLTLWHRAAGPSTITLPLRRARIEPHFPADLADWTYSWTDDALTITTNTSEPSARVLRLTPARAD; this is encoded by the coding sequence ATGGACCTGCTGCACTGGAGTACGCCTGACCTGACGCTGACGTTCGCCCTCGACGACGGCCCGGTGCGGCTGATCGCCGTACGCGAAGCCTCACAGAAAGCCGCACCAGCAGACAGCAGTACGGCGGATCCCAGCCAGCCACTGGTCGAGGTCTCCGCCGTCGGACACGGACTATCGCCGAGCACCAACCGGCACGTCGACACCAGTCTCGGGCAACAGTTGCGCTACGTCCGTCACAAGGAAACCGAGACGACGTTGCGCATCACCCAGGAGGACCCCGCCACCGGTCTGTGCGTCACGAGTGGGTTCGAAGCGCGAGCCGGCGTACGGGCCTGGAGCGAAGCCTCGATGATCGGCACGGGATCGCTGGAGCTCACGTTCCTGTCGTCGCTCGTGGTCGGCCTCGCGTCGATCGACGCCGACCTGCTTTCCGCCGCCAACAGCTGGATGGCGGAAAGCCGCTGGTCGACTCGGCCATTGCGGAGTGCGGCGCTGGCGGACATCGTCCGCGACTCGCACCGCCATGTCGCCAGGAGCCGGCACGCGGTGACCAGCTCGAATTCGTGGTCCAGCGGGGAGTGGCTGCCTGTCGGTGTCCTGGTCGACCGGAGTGCGCCGTACGCCCTCGGCTGGCAGATCGAGCACAACGGACCGTGGCACTACGAGCTCGGCGAGACCCGCCACGGCGGCTACCTGCTGCTCAGCGGTCCGACCGACCAGGAACATCAGTGGAGTGTCGAGGTCACGGCCGACAAGCCATTCACGACAGTGCCGGTGTCCCTCGTCGCCGGTGCAGACCGCGACAGTGTGTTCGCCGCGCTCACGCGTCAACGGCGCGCGATACGTCATCGCCGTCCGATCGACGACCGGATGCCGGTGGTCTTCAACGACTACATGAACACGCTGCTGGGCGATCCGACCACGGAGAAGCTGCTGCCGCTGATCGACGCAGCCGCCGAGGCCGGAGCCGACTACTTCTGCATCGATGCCGGCTGGTATGCCGAAGGCGACTGGTGGAACACGGTCGGAGCGTGGCAACCGTCGACGACCCGCTTCCCGAACGGCCTCGCCGAGGTGATCGACCGGATCCACTTACGCGGCATGGTGCCTGGCCTCTGGCTTGAACCCGAGGTGATCGGCACGCGCTCGCCGATGGCGAACGACCTACCCGACGAAGCGTTCCTGAGCCGCCGTGGCCGTCGGGTCGCCGAGTCCGGCCGGTACCTGCTCGACCTGCGCAGCGCGGCCGCCCGCGCACACCTCGACGACACCGTCGACCGGCTGATCCGCGAGTTCGGCGTCGGCTTCTTCAAGTTCGACAACAACACGATGACCGGCCCCGGCACCGACAAGGCTGGTACGTCGCTGGGTCACGGGCTGCTGGAACACCAGCGCGCGCTGCTCGGCTGGCTCGACGATCTGCAGACACGTCACCCCGACCTGCTGATCGAGAACTGCGCCTCGGGTGCGATGCGAACGGACTACGCCATGCTGTCCCGGCTCCATCTGCAGTCGACCTCGGACCAGGAACATCCGTTGCTCTACGCAACGATCACCGCGGCCGCCCCGGCCGCCGTACTCCCCGAGCAAGCCGGCCACTGGGCCTACCCGATCAGCGGAACCACTCGCGAGGAGTTCATCTTCGCGCTCGTCAACGGTATTCCCGGCCGCCTTTACCTCTCGGGCCACCTCAACCGAATGACGCCGGCCGAGCTCGACTTGATCCGTTCGGCGCTGTCCGCCCATCGCGCGATCCTCGATGACCTCGAATCGCTCGTGCCTGCCTGGCCGATGGGCCTGCCGGCGTGGACCGATGAGTGGATCGCCCTTGCCCTCAACGGTCCCGACGCCTCTTACCTGACCCTCTGGCACCGCGCCGCTGGCCCGTCCACCATCACGCTGCCCCTGCGCCGGGCAAGGATCGAACCCCACTTCCCCGCTGACCTCGCCGACTGGACCTACAGCTGGACGGACGACGCGCTCACCATCACCACGAACACCTCCGAACCCTCCGCCCGCGTCCTCCGCCTGACGCCGGCCAGGGCCGACTGA
- a CDS encoding FadR/GntR family transcriptional regulator, with protein sequence MTTGKVAEPSRTPGVSQTDIVVESIRHMLIDGRLRPGDRLPVEKDLAAALGVSRNPLREGVRALSMMGVLETRQGDGTYVTKLDPSMLLAPLGFVVDLQEGSGTHHLHAVRRILETEAAASAALRIASAELDAAAELLRHNGAELTLEEPNHETVIENDIAFHRIIAEAAGNPVLTALIDALGGRTMRDRLRRSISQPGADETAHSEHLSILAALTTHDPDRARTRMAAHLFTVEDYLLERGVVSPTTE encoded by the coding sequence ATGACCACCGGCAAGGTGGCTGAGCCGTCTCGCACCCCAGGCGTTTCACAGACCGACATCGTGGTCGAGAGCATCCGGCACATGCTCATCGACGGCCGGCTCCGGCCGGGCGACCGGCTTCCCGTCGAGAAAGACCTCGCCGCGGCACTCGGCGTGTCGAGGAATCCCCTGCGCGAGGGGGTCCGCGCACTGTCGATGATGGGAGTTCTCGAGACGCGGCAAGGTGACGGTACCTACGTCACCAAGCTGGATCCGTCCATGCTGCTGGCTCCGCTCGGCTTCGTTGTCGACCTGCAGGAGGGCAGCGGAACACATCATCTGCACGCGGTACGCCGGATCCTCGAGACCGAGGCCGCCGCCTCAGCAGCGCTGCGGATCGCCTCGGCGGAGCTCGACGCCGCTGCCGAGCTCTTGCGTCACAACGGGGCCGAACTGACGCTCGAGGAGCCGAACCACGAGACGGTGATCGAGAACGACATCGCCTTCCACCGCATCATCGCGGAGGCGGCCGGCAACCCGGTGCTGACCGCACTCATCGACGCGCTGGGTGGACGCACGATGCGCGACCGGCTGCGCCGATCCATCTCGCAGCCCGGCGCGGACGAGACCGCCCACTCCGAACACCTCTCGATCCTCGCCGCCCTGACCACCCACGACCCCGACCGAGCACGCACCCGCATGGCCGCCCACCTGTTCACCGTCGAGGACTACCTCCTCGAACGAGGCGTGGTGAGCCCGACCACGGAATGA
- a CDS encoding L-fuconate dehydratase produces MPRITSVEVVDVRFPTSLTSDGSDAMNKDGDHSAAYVVLHTDDPDLAGHGFTFTIGRGNDLCVAAAAQRAVPLVGRDVDELCDDPGGIYRELQSDSQLRWLGPDKGVIHLALAAVMNAVWDLAARRAGVPLWRLLSDMSPEQLVAAADLRYLADVLTPKQAITLLERQVGGRKQRIEQLEASGYPCYTTSAGWLGYSDTKLRRLCEEAVAAGYKHVKLKVGADLADDIRRCGIAREVLGPDGHLMIDANQVWEVPQAIEWIKSLAEFDPLWIEEPTSPDDILGHAAIRKAVAPIGVATGEHGMNRVLFKQLFQAGAIDYCQLDAARLGSVNEVLAVYLLAAWFDVPVCPHAGGVGLCELVQHLAVFDYVAVSGSLDGRVTEYVDHLHEHFVDPCVVRNGAYVLPAAPGYSAEMHRTSLKTYQFPDGTYWASRAERDPLP; encoded by the coding sequence ATGCCACGCATCACGTCGGTGGAGGTCGTCGACGTCCGCTTCCCGACGTCGCTGACCAGCGACGGATCCGACGCGATGAACAAGGACGGCGACCACTCCGCGGCGTACGTCGTGCTGCACACAGACGACCCGGATCTCGCCGGGCACGGCTTCACCTTCACCATCGGGCGCGGCAACGACCTGTGCGTCGCCGCCGCCGCTCAGCGCGCCGTACCACTGGTGGGCCGAGACGTCGACGAGCTGTGCGATGACCCCGGCGGGATCTACCGGGAACTGCAGTCGGACAGCCAACTGCGATGGCTCGGCCCGGACAAGGGAGTCATCCATCTGGCCCTGGCCGCGGTCATGAACGCGGTGTGGGATCTCGCCGCCCGACGGGCCGGCGTACCGCTGTGGCGACTGCTGTCCGACATGTCACCCGAACAACTCGTCGCGGCCGCCGATCTGCGGTATCTCGCCGACGTCCTGACGCCGAAGCAAGCCATCACCCTGCTGGAGCGGCAGGTAGGTGGCCGCAAGCAACGAATCGAGCAGCTCGAGGCATCCGGCTACCCGTGTTACACGACCTCCGCCGGATGGCTCGGGTACTCCGACACCAAACTGCGCAGGCTCTGCGAGGAAGCCGTTGCCGCAGGCTACAAACATGTGAAACTCAAGGTCGGCGCCGATCTGGCCGACGACATCCGGCGCTGTGGCATCGCCCGCGAGGTCCTCGGGCCGGACGGTCATCTGATGATCGACGCGAACCAGGTGTGGGAGGTCCCGCAGGCGATCGAATGGATCAAGTCGCTGGCCGAGTTCGACCCGCTGTGGATCGAGGAACCGACCAGTCCCGACGACATCCTGGGTCACGCCGCGATCCGCAAAGCCGTGGCACCCATCGGCGTCGCCACCGGCGAGCACGGCATGAACCGGGTTCTGTTCAAGCAGCTGTTCCAGGCCGGCGCCATCGACTACTGCCAGCTCGACGCGGCCCGGCTCGGCAGCGTCAACGAGGTACTCGCGGTCTACCTTCTCGCTGCCTGGTTCGACGTGCCGGTCTGCCCACATGCGGGTGGCGTCGGTCTGTGCGAACTCGTTCAGCATCTCGCGGTCTTCGACTACGTCGCCGTGTCAGGCAGCCTCGACGGCCGCGTCACCGAGTACGTCGACCACCTGCACGAACACTTCGTCGATCCCTGCGTGGTAAGGAACGGCGCGTACGTGCTTCCGGCCGCGCCCGGTTACAGTGCCGAGATGCACAGGACGTCACTCAAGACCTACCAATTCCCGGACGGTACCTACTGGGCATCACGCGCGGAACGAGACCCGCTGCCATGA